Proteins encoded together in one Pseudoalteromonas xiamenensis window:
- a CDS encoding DUF2982 domain-containing protein, protein MTKSVNNESVKLRATANRHAVEFLLVGAIAIIVVMLFVLLRPTPISKVEIFIASGGIVAIIIGFFKSQEPYFSVEINYNSLIYLHKFGFWQLPRNNLVEAGIPKSIQGEFELELNAVGIKIKDIDDFLLSLSPRLAAKLLIEQRHIFLQAVKMHCENGNCPEDWLIEDSAYCSPSGKKYSGLLAMFGNRMAHFKLATGYDLMLTETVLDRDIWRFANLLNHWKRDPERVLNQLQQSLPRSK, encoded by the coding sequence ATGACAAAAAGTGTAAACAACGAATCAGTTAAGTTGCGCGCGACCGCGAACCGACACGCCGTTGAGTTCTTGTTGGTGGGGGCGATTGCAATCATTGTTGTGATGTTGTTTGTGTTATTACGTCCTACCCCTATCTCCAAGGTAGAGATTTTCATCGCCAGTGGTGGCATCGTGGCGATAATTATCGGTTTTTTTAAAAGCCAAGAACCGTATTTTAGTGTAGAGATAAATTATAATAGTTTGATCTATTTGCATAAATTTGGTTTCTGGCAATTGCCTAGGAATAATTTAGTCGAAGCAGGTATTCCAAAATCGATTCAGGGTGAATTTGAGCTTGAGTTAAATGCTGTTGGTATTAAAATTAAAGACATAGATGATTTTTTACTGTCGTTATCACCTCGATTAGCAGCAAAATTATTGATTGAACAGCGGCATATTTTTTTACAAGCTGTTAAAATGCATTGCGAAAATGGCAACTGCCCAGAGGATTGGTTGATCGAAGACTCTGCATATTGTTCGCCTAGCGGTAAGAAGTATAGTGGTTTACTCGCGATGTTCGGCAACAGAATGGCACACTTTAAGCTGGCGACTGGCTATGACTTAATGTTGACGGAAACGGTGCTTGACCGAGACATTTGGCGATTTGCAAATCTGCTAAATCATTGGAAAAGAGACCCAGAGCGGGTGCTTAACCAATTACAGCAGAGTTTGCCGAGAAGTAAATAG
- a CDS encoding Lcl C-terminal domain-containing protein translates to MKSYHAIVLFICTLLSACGGGGGGSGNGSVKASVNVGDDISADEKTSVKLSAVVSPSGGTVTWSVSQGDSIDGLPEEGESIDLEIPDVKSNSTYTIKADYRAPDGSLVSDTLVLQVASLNQVPTVSVTQTGPEELPSKWGDTVVLSAEESEDPDENGQIVSYQWQQTGGVSITPASLTDSTLQFEHPLLAASSTVSWQVTVTDDEGGQASNSISIVLAKNDQLVFAKAGNDELITEYETVTLDGSSSQSVSADYRCNWQLISGPSVTLADANACVTTYMAPDVDAEVAMTWQLTVTDVAGYTGTDSKVVTITPMKLGYLNDSGQVSCYNTTAKIECASSNDFAGQDAKTGRDSVVARLAKTGQGDNGFDFTKLDAFADELPNDSTSFSCVRDNVTGLIWEVKEVPVGTLPNVTLRASHNRYTWGFAGVTGSVFGAANSTCESDVNCSLEAYVQAVNATNYCGGVNWRVPTYVELMGLLDFEKRSQNVMIPTHYFPNSPAASLNGNLYYWTKQTSADGTSLSQAYVIDLQTGNDVAYPKANTAYVRLVRTP, encoded by the coding sequence ATGAAATCATATCACGCCATTGTATTGTTCATTTGTACCTTGCTATCTGCCTGCGGAGGCGGTGGAGGAGGAAGTGGCAATGGCAGTGTTAAAGCCAGCGTCAATGTTGGTGATGATATTAGTGCAGACGAAAAAACGTCAGTCAAACTTTCAGCGGTGGTATCACCATCTGGTGGTACGGTGACTTGGTCTGTAAGCCAAGGTGACAGCATCGATGGTTTGCCCGAAGAAGGCGAATCTATCGATCTGGAGATACCGGATGTTAAATCAAATAGCACTTATACAATCAAAGCAGACTATCGAGCGCCCGATGGTAGCCTTGTGTCGGACACTCTCGTTCTTCAAGTCGCTTCACTCAATCAGGTACCAACCGTCTCGGTTACACAGACTGGGCCGGAAGAGCTTCCAAGTAAATGGGGTGATACCGTTGTGCTTAGCGCAGAGGAGTCTGAAGATCCAGATGAAAATGGCCAAATCGTCTCATATCAATGGCAGCAAACTGGCGGTGTGAGCATAACACCTGCATCGCTCACAGACAGTACACTACAGTTTGAGCACCCGTTACTTGCGGCGAGTTCTACAGTGAGTTGGCAAGTTACCGTCACAGATGATGAAGGTGGACAAGCGAGTAACAGTATTTCAATTGTCTTGGCAAAGAACGACCAACTTGTTTTTGCCAAAGCTGGAAATGATGAACTGATAACCGAATATGAAACCGTTACGTTGGATGGATCTTCAAGTCAAAGTGTAAGCGCTGACTATCGCTGCAATTGGCAGCTAATCAGCGGACCTTCGGTTACATTAGCTGATGCCAATGCGTGCGTAACAACCTATATGGCACCTGATGTGGATGCCGAAGTAGCAATGACGTGGCAGCTTACGGTAACAGACGTGGCGGGCTACACGGGGACAGACAGTAAAGTCGTGACAATCACACCGATGAAACTTGGTTACCTCAATGACTCCGGGCAAGTTAGTTGTTATAACACAACTGCCAAAATAGAGTGTGCGAGTAGTAATGATTTTGCGGGTCAAGACGCTAAAACAGGGCGTGATAGTGTAGTTGCAAGGCTTGCTAAAACTGGACAAGGCGACAATGGATTTGATTTTACCAAACTTGACGCGTTTGCAGATGAGTTACCCAATGACAGCACATCGTTTAGCTGCGTTCGGGATAACGTGACCGGTCTCATTTGGGAAGTGAAAGAAGTGCCTGTCGGAACATTACCAAATGTAACGTTACGTGCCTCTCATAACCGCTACACTTGGGGATTTGCGGGTGTCACAGGCAGTGTTTTCGGGGCAGCAAATAGCACGTGTGAAAGTGACGTCAATTGTTCGCTTGAGGCCTATGTGCAAGCCGTGAACGCAACAAATTACTGTGGTGGTGTGAATTGGCGTGTGCCTACTTATGTGGAGTTAATGGGATTATTAGATTTTGAAAAACGTAGTCAGAACGTAATGATACCTACCCATTATTTTCCTAACAGCCCAGCAGCATCACTCAATGGAAACTTGTACTACTGGACCAAACAGACGAGTGCAGATGGTACCAGCTTGTCCCAAGCTTACGTGATTGACTTACAGACGGGCAATGACGTTGCCTACCCGAAAGCGAACACCGCGTATGTTCGTTTAGTGAGAACCCCATAG
- a CDS encoding Lcl C-terminal domain-containing protein has product MNTTANHDDWHVPNIKELSTVVEHQCVEPSINENVFIGTRNENYWTSTSDQVRTDHAWVYQFADGKNNLKEKISDLYIRLVRFEK; this is encoded by the coding sequence ATGAATACAACAGCCAACCATGATGATTGGCATGTACCTAACATCAAAGAATTATCAACCGTTGTTGAGCATCAATGTGTTGAGCCGTCGATAAATGAAAACGTGTTTATTGGTACACGTAACGAAAACTATTGGACCAGTACATCGGATCAGGTAAGAACCGATCATGCGTGGGTCTACCAATTCGCCGATGGTAAAAATAACCTCAAAGAAAAAATTTCCGACTTGTATATTCGGCTCGTTCGATTCGAAAAATAA
- a CDS encoding YggN family protein, protein MRVVSLVVAFALQCGAVQAATSKCDVELGHGLIITDDSIRIVDNNQTRVQINHDDQLLIGGYWINLNEADTIVLREYSQGIRDTVPELVNLATDGVNLGLSAIEQVVESMSDKEPEVLKTQLQYVERALMDKFKRGDDFFFIAPQSLSKIDDFFTKEISQKIHSAVHGSLGAILVSLGDAFKSREGNIEDRINDMGQRMDIISKEIDKSLQKKAHQLEAKATEYCECLNRLDDTESRLQAIVPQLLDYDLVRIRS, encoded by the coding sequence ATGCGTGTTGTTAGTTTAGTCGTTGCGTTTGCATTACAGTGCGGTGCCGTACAGGCTGCGACAAGTAAGTGTGATGTCGAGCTTGGTCATGGTTTGATCATTACGGATGACAGCATTCGCATTGTCGATAACAACCAAACGCGTGTACAAATCAATCACGATGATCAATTACTTATCGGTGGGTATTGGATCAATCTTAATGAAGCCGATACCATTGTATTACGGGAATATTCCCAAGGGATCCGTGATACGGTGCCGGAGCTCGTGAACCTCGCCACAGATGGGGTCAACTTAGGCTTGTCGGCCATTGAACAAGTCGTTGAAAGTATGTCAGACAAAGAACCTGAAGTACTTAAAACGCAGCTTCAATATGTCGAGCGGGCACTAATGGACAAGTTTAAGCGTGGAGATGACTTTTTCTTTATTGCGCCACAGTCGCTTTCTAAAATTGATGATTTTTTTACAAAAGAGATCAGTCAAAAAATCCATTCAGCCGTTCATGGTTCGTTGGGGGCTATTTTAGTGTCGTTGGGAGATGCGTTTAAATCTCGTGAAGGCAATATCGAAGATAGGATCAACGATATGGGACAGCGTATGGATATCATTTCTAAAGAAATTGATAAGTCATTGCAAAAGAAAGCACATCAACTTGAAGCGAAAGCTACAGAATATTGTGAATGTTTGAATCGTTTAGACGATACGGAGTCACGTTTACAGGCAATTGTACCGCAATTGCTGGATTATGATTTAGTGAGAATTCGTTCTTAA
- a CDS encoding amidohydrolase family protein, translating into MDIIDPHLHFFALQEGNYSWLVGSTPPPWKNLDKIKQDHGLKDIQNITSFALKGIVHIEAGFDNTHPERELQWLAKTLGQFPYRAIAYCPIDAEPHEFLHRLEQLPKEALIGIRDITENEDYQRLQSPNVLANLASLSERSLIWEAQGHFGLELARKTLLKLALACPELRIVVTHFGLLEERENLLDVLQELASAPNIWIKYSGQEMLSNPVEAKKAFELLIAAFGEDRIMLASNYPVCLQQMTYEMVWQHYLTSWPSPSSFYKVAYFNAKRCYGL; encoded by the coding sequence ATGGACATTATTGACCCTCACTTGCATTTTTTTGCACTTCAAGAAGGCAACTATTCTTGGCTTGTGGGCTCAACACCGCCGCCTTGGAAAAATCTTGATAAAATCAAGCAAGACCACGGTTTAAAGGACATCCAAAACATCACTTCATTTGCCCTCAAAGGCATTGTACATATCGAAGCCGGCTTCGATAATACACATCCTGAGCGTGAACTTCAGTGGCTAGCGAAAACACTCGGCCAATTTCCCTATAGAGCAATCGCTTATTGCCCCATTGATGCAGAGCCACACGAGTTTTTGCATCGTCTGGAACAGCTGCCTAAAGAAGCTTTGATTGGTATTCGGGATATTACAGAAAACGAAGACTATCAGCGCCTACAATCACCAAATGTACTTGCGAATTTAGCATCGCTGAGTGAACGCTCGCTTATTTGGGAAGCTCAAGGTCATTTCGGACTGGAATTGGCGCGAAAAACACTGCTCAAACTCGCTCTTGCGTGTCCTGAACTTCGCATTGTCGTCACGCACTTTGGACTTTTGGAAGAAAGAGAAAACTTGCTTGACGTTTTACAGGAATTAGCCAGCGCACCCAACATTTGGATAAAGTATTCGGGGCAAGAAATGCTGTCCAACCCTGTAGAAGCAAAAAAAGCGTTTGAACTCCTTATTGCGGCATTTGGTGAGGATAGAATAATGCTCGCATCCAATTATCCGGTATGCCTACAGCAAATGACGTATGAAATGGTGTGGCAGCATTATTTAACGTCGTGGCCATCGCCATCGAGTTTTTACAAAGTAGCTTATTTCAATGCAAAAAGGTGCTATGGCTTGTAG